In the Wyeomyia smithii strain HCP4-BCI-WySm-NY-G18 chromosome 2, ASM2978416v1, whole genome shotgun sequence genome, one interval contains:
- the LOC129724391 gene encoding solute carrier organic anion transporter family member 74D-like: MTGSEMLTAALEDDSTEGQPKRVPLERSVSDYSERDVQCGFWICRGKFWQQLASKKLYVLLFGIVGCLFGSTTSYFYGTLTTVEKSIQISSKNAGIIMAGSDLSFVLSSLFLSYYASNRRKPLWIALGITSMGLSCFVNALPHFFYGPKLEDLMQIVTNITDTSKNDNLCNELRPPPDCSSDIGNLKPQMLLFLGSFLSGLGTSLYFTLGLTYLDDNVRKEKVPFLSSLSAFGRRLGPMVGFSLASLCLKFFVFPTVDPGYGTTDPRWIGAWWSGWMALGTTLLVVAPIFAGFPKMLPRAAERKSLSRQASRMSGAAVEEEEQPQASIGDLLVTLKRLITNKAYIFNNTASIFYFFGYMPYFLFQAKYIEIQYRLTPSQANMVTGSASLVFSALGILIAGAVIQKVKPTSRHLAAWNIFTSICSAGGIFLYSFLGCNALNNASIVSNSQGATCSVGCNCDFVKYAPICGSDGNTYLSPCHAGCKDQFKQPNGTIFYSSCSCIQNPLNMSYASFQTNPFNDSTGSNSESFGTAISGSCPVDCMTPFYLFLLVMCITKFISGTESAANFLIGLRCVEPRDKAISMGFSMAINTLFSFLPAPIVFGMIIDKTCVLWGRTCSKQGNCWLYDGLALRSSMNHTAAVFVIIGTFFDLGTWWYSKNFRIFDEEEKQVSEKGNAAEDPLDPYSRSGKEQKELVVLIKEQKE; this comes from the exons ATGACGGGTAGCGAAATGCTGACCGCAGCACTCGAGGACGATTCCACGGAGGGACAACCAAAGCGAGTCCCCCTGGAGCGTTCCGTGTCAGATTATAGTGAACGAGATGTGCAGTGCGGGTTTTGGATCTGTCGAGGAAAGTTCTGGCAACAACTAGCCAGTAAAAAGCTTTACGTGCTTCTTTTTGGTATCGTGGGGTGTCTATTCGGTTCAACCACATCCTATTTCTACGGAACTCTCACTACCGTGGAGAAAAGTATTCAGATCTCTTCGAAAAATGCGGGAATTATTATGGCTGGTTCCGATCTTTCGTTCGTGCTGTCCTCACTGTTCCTGTCGTATTACGCGTCTAACAGACGGAAACCGCTGTGGATCGCGTTGGGAATCACTAGTATGGGATTATCGTGTTTCGTAAATGCTCTTCCACATTTTTTCTACGGACCAAAACTGGAGGATCTCATGCAGATTGTGACTAATATAACCGATACGAGCAAGAATGATAATCTGTGCAACGAACTTCGGCCCCCTCCCGATTGCTCGTCGGATATTGGGAATCTCAAACCGCagatgcttctctttttggGTAGCTTTCTGTCTGGTCTAGGTACCTCTTTGTATTTTACCCTGGGGTTAACTTATTTGGATGACAATGTGCGCAAGGAGAAGGTTCCTTTCCTATCCAGTTTGTCGGCCTTCGGGCGGCGACTCGGTCCGATGGTGGGTTTCTCACTAGCCTCGTTGTGTTTGAAGTTTTTCGTTTTTCCCACCGTTGATCCTGGTTATGGCACGACGGATCCCCGCTGGATCGGTGCTTGGTGGAGCGGTTGGATGGCACTCGGAACAACACTGCTGGTGGTGGCTCCCATCTTCG CCGGCTTTCCAAAAATGCTTCCCCGAGCAGCCGAACGCAAATCACTCTCTCGACAGGCCAGTCGCATGAGCGGTGCGGCAGTGGAGGAAGAAGAACAGCCCCAGGCTTCAATTGGGGATCTGCTTGTTACCTTGAAACGGCTCATTACCAATAAAGCTTACATATTCAACAACACAGCCAGCATATTCTACTTCTTCGGATATATGCCGTACTTTCTGTTCCAAGCTAAGTACATCGAGATTCAGTATCGTTTAACGCCTTCGCAAGCGAA CATGGTCACAGGTTCCGCGTCGTTGGTGTTCTCCGCACTAGGAATTCTCATCGCAGGCGCTGTTATTCAGAAAGTGAAACCAACCTCACGGCACCTGGCAGCGTGGAACATTTTCACCAGCATATGCTCGGCCGGTGGAATCTTCCTGTACTCTTTTCTGGGTTGTAATGCACTAAATAATGCTTCCATAGTCAGCAA CTCGCAAGGAGCCACGTGCAGCGTAGGTTGTAATTGTGACTTCGTCAAGTATGCACCAATTTGCGGCAGCGACGGGAACACGTACCTTTCACCATGCCACGCCGGTTGTAAGGATCAGTTCAAACAGCCCAATGGAACGATT TTTTACAGCAGCTGCTCCTGCATCCAGAACCCTCTAAATATGTCGTATGCCTCATTCCAAACAAATCCATTTAATGATTCCACAGGATCAAATTCGGAG TCCTTTGGAACAGCAATCTCTGGAAGCTGTCCGGTGGATTGTATGACTCCCTTCTATCTGTTCCTGTTGGTCATGTGCATTACCAAGTTCATCAGTGGAACAGAATCGGCGGCAAATTTCCTGATCGGCTTACGTTGCGTTGAACCACGGGATAAGGCGATTTCGATGGGATTTTCAATGGCGATAAATACGCTGTTCTCCTTCCTGCCGGCTCCGATCGTGTTCGGTATGATCATCGACAAGACCTGTGTGCTGTGGGGACGAACCTGCTCGAAACAGGGCAACTGCTGGCTGTACGACGGACTGGCGCTGCGTTCGTCTATGAACCACACCGCGGCCGTTTTCGTGATCATAGGAACGTTTTTCGATTTGGGTACCTGGTGGTACTCGAAAAACTTCCGGATATTTGACGAGGAAGAGAAACAAGTGTCGGAAAAAGGGAACGCTGCTGAAGATCCGCTGGATCCGTACAGTAGAAGCGGCAAGGAACAAAAAGAACTGGTTGTGTTGATTAAAGAGCAAAAAGAGTGA